From Pseudomonas alcaligenes, a single genomic window includes:
- a CDS encoding DUF1127 domain-containing protein, with protein sequence MERTLTSKPDDFVQQPVASAWPLRILATLLLWQQRARTRRQLAQLDQRQLSDIGISACERLEEVNKPFWR encoded by the coding sequence ATGGAACGCACACTCACCAGCAAACCCGACGACTTCGTTCAGCAGCCCGTTGCCAGCGCCTGGCCCCTGCGCATTCTGGCGACCCTGCTGCTGTGGCAGCAGCGCGCACGCACCCGCCGCCAGCTCGCCCAACTGGATCAGCGCCAGCTGAGCGATATCGGCATCAGTGCCTGCGAGCGTCTCGAGGAAGTGAACAAGCCGTTCTGGCGCTAA
- a CDS encoding ATP-binding protein: MSARRDVAANRRLLGQALDAFAAYLGQSLAGEPTPLGTYLQAPPALASLAERLGLNRFEQDVLLLLVAQELDARFRTLLAQAQGDENKPWLSFDLALALLPEPDWAAVTPVGRLRRWHLLELSGAGGPLSARLVVDEGILHQVLGLSYPDPRLEPWFRPQEVPASTPFDAEIGRLAAHWQGAPNLAAAPIARFEAGDGEAFARALAAQLELRLYRLHDGQLPSTQQEREQLARLWEREALLRGALLWVELERPEPAAAQRLGEFLERLQGLILLSGEGSLRLRRNLWRVDWRGGDVHSRLQLWQQALGEQAAGLNGRLGGLAEQFQLPAATIVRLAQSWRAGAQADAEQLWTACRLEARRDLEQLAQRVESHAGWDDLVLPDAALASLRSIAAQVRQRTRVYREWGFAERSSRGLGISALFAGGSGTGKTLAAEVLANELQLDLYRIDLAAMVSKYIGETEKNLARVFDVAERSGAILLFDEADALFGKRSEVKDSHDRYANLEVSYLLQRIETYRGLAILTSNLKQALDSAFQRRLRFIVPFPFPDADARGAIWARVFPGNTPLEQLDLGKLARLSLSGGHIRNLALNAAFLAADEDCAIAMRHLRSAAESEFAKLEKPLSAADVGDWT; the protein is encoded by the coding sequence ATGAGCGCGCGGCGCGATGTGGCGGCCAACCGCCGCCTGCTCGGCCAGGCCCTGGACGCCTTCGCCGCGTACCTGGGGCAGAGCCTGGCCGGCGAGCCGACGCCGCTCGGCACCTACCTGCAGGCGCCGCCGGCCCTGGCCAGCCTGGCCGAGCGCCTGGGGCTCAACCGCTTCGAGCAGGACGTGCTGTTGCTGCTGGTGGCGCAGGAGCTGGACGCGCGCTTCCGTACCCTGCTGGCCCAGGCTCAGGGCGACGAGAACAAGCCCTGGCTGAGCTTCGACCTGGCCCTGGCCCTGCTGCCCGAGCCGGACTGGGCTGCGGTGACCCCGGTCGGGCGCCTGCGCCGCTGGCACCTGCTGGAGCTGAGCGGCGCCGGCGGGCCGTTGTCGGCGCGCCTGGTGGTGGACGAAGGCATCCTCCACCAGGTGCTCGGCCTGAGTTATCCGGATCCGCGCCTGGAGCCCTGGTTCCGCCCGCAGGAGGTACCCGCGAGCACGCCGTTCGATGCCGAAATCGGGCGTCTCGCTGCGCACTGGCAGGGCGCGCCGAACCTGGCGGCGGCGCCGATCGCACGTTTCGAGGCGGGCGATGGCGAGGCTTTCGCTCGTGCCCTGGCGGCGCAGCTGGAGCTGCGCCTGTACCGCCTGCACGATGGCCAGTTGCCGAGCACGCAGCAGGAGCGCGAGCAGCTGGCCCGCCTGTGGGAGCGCGAGGCGCTGCTGCGTGGGGCGCTGCTGTGGGTCGAACTGGAGCGTCCGGAGCCTGCCGCGGCGCAGCGCCTGGGCGAATTCCTCGAGCGCCTGCAGGGCCTGATCCTGCTCAGCGGCGAGGGCTCGCTGCGCCTGCGTCGCAACCTGTGGCGGGTGGACTGGCGCGGCGGCGATGTGCACAGCCGCCTGCAGCTCTGGCAGCAGGCGCTGGGCGAGCAGGCCGCCGGCCTCAACGGTCGCCTGGGCGGCCTGGCCGAACAGTTCCAGCTACCGGCGGCCACCATAGTGCGGCTGGCCCAGAGCTGGCGCGCAGGGGCGCAGGCGGACGCCGAGCAACTGTGGACGGCCTGCCGCCTGGAGGCGCGGCGCGACCTCGAGCAGTTGGCCCAGCGGGTGGAAAGCCATGCCGGCTGGGACGACCTGGTACTGCCCGACGCCGCCCTGGCCAGCCTGCGCAGCATTGCCGCCCAGGTGCGCCAGCGCACCCGGGTCTACCGCGAGTGGGGCTTTGCCGAGCGCAGCAGTCGCGGCCTGGGCATCAGCGCCCTGTTCGCCGGCGGCAGCGGCACCGGCAAGACCCTGGCCGCCGAAGTGCTGGCCAACGAGCTGCAGCTGGATCTGTACCGCATCGACCTGGCCGCCATGGTCAGCAAGTACATCGGCGAGACCGAGAAGAACCTGGCGCGGGTGTTCGACGTCGCCGAGCGTAGCGGAGCGATCCTGCTGTTCGACGAGGCCGATGCGCTGTTCGGCAAGCGCAGCGAGGTCAAGGACAGCCACGACCGCTACGCCAACCTGGAAGTCAGCTACCTGCTGCAGCGCATCGAAACCTACCGTGGCCTGGCGATCCTTACCAGCAACCTCAAGCAGGCCCTCGACAGCGCCTTCCAGCGCCGCCTGCGTTTCATCGTGCCGTTCCCGTTTCCCGATGCCGACGCCCGCGGTGCCATCTGGGCGCGGGTGTTCCCAGGCAATACGCCCCTGGAGCAACTGGATCTGGGCAAGCTGGCGCGCCTGTCGCTGTCCGGCGGGCATATCCGCAACCTGGCGCTGAACGCCGCCTTCCTGGCTGCCGACGAGGACTGCGCGATTGCCATGCGCCACCTGCGCAGCGCCGCCGAGAGCGAGTTCGCCAAGCTGGAAAAACCGCTGTCCGCCGCCGATGTGGGGGACTGGACATGA
- a CDS encoding DUF4157 domain-containing protein has translation MAERALNHTPEREPPASRAAARSLLLQRKCACGGTAGGSGECETCAAKSTLQRHSHGTVQPLNGTPASVGDTLTRPGRPLDADTRSFMEERFGSDFGAVRIHDDSAAAASARDVDAHAYTVGNNVVFGAGQYQPHSDSGRHLLAHELAHTVQQQGLQRAGVSNLADQGPDYQRLEREADFAADSVMRGQPLASGVLSQSGPRLSRQPATAGGPPPTPAVAPTTAAGATPAVAEGKEKDPPPGFTAEYETSTYNRSFSLTSSEVPVQVTGSVSKTQADYEVEKLVLPPQKGPYALAHCNKPYLPLKATFEWAGGVPKPYKNIARDPTDTLQRTWLSKYGYKLGKDAHARWTEVGGEAQFPKIPTGPTCEIDHVQELQVGGDNQSDNLQVLDKVDNGSSGNLIQQQLRYLATAAFDDAKTALGKRPKRVSLTFKGAVMQGTASCSLCCQLGKRFNDPSITAATGAVLVDYELLVLGNPVKLKLPADKSKSIPLAGSPYTENQAAAKVIKGLTLTSFERDKSGKGRDKIRASIDGEIMNLKPNKGADLMMGIGPDRALLLPKGKPAAPIKFEYTKLSPGQFTSFSADANGIVAEGTIKPSIPLLPTLTVAMDANSFRVTKSIDKDKIKPPFPGVKVTEASIALELAPTFKPVGTLGFEFGGAKKLADLKLTASADAAGLVLKGDLFVYLPGVDQAKGEVKYQGGEWSGGAHIESSQMKLPYVKSGAVDVFFKAGKIDASGKVNLDLPGGNEASLELNYTKSKWVFQGRGKIKVKSPYLKPIEASLWYDGELFVAKGKAGFAFSGLDGTVDATYENKEGKEKIYGKGDIKIEKGRAKGNIVVELHPNEKITGKGKLSYEIKKDLVATAGITVDENQKITFDGELSFPDIQLFRRFPEKEEDNTIFKASGSIPIPGASIGPIGLKVKLWGSLGYYYYVGPGVLTGVKASVRFSPFEDNPDFSFNLKAKASIPAGGGIRGKVGADVVIDAYIAEVGGGLNVEVSAGLEGKAELGGEIAYAKDKFSVDASAYIGASIVLAAKLNARVYAEAGVWKFKVRTEKTWELLGGKFDTGLSLGVRMPLHYDSVDGFRMPKLSDIKPEPAELSLSPSDMLGNLFGKAKTEERET, from the coding sequence ATGGCCGAACGCGCCCTCAATCACACTCCTGAGCGCGAGCCGCCAGCCTCCAGGGCGGCTGCGCGCAGCCTGCTGCTGCAACGCAAGTGCGCCTGTGGCGGCACTGCAGGTGGCAGCGGCGAGTGCGAGACCTGTGCGGCCAAATCCACCTTGCAACGGCACAGCCATGGCACGGTGCAACCGCTGAATGGCACGCCGGCCTCGGTCGGCGACACCCTGACCCGCCCCGGACGACCGCTGGATGCCGATACGCGCAGCTTCATGGAAGAGCGCTTCGGCAGTGATTTCGGCGCGGTGCGTATCCACGACGACAGCGCCGCCGCGGCCTCCGCCCGCGATGTCGATGCCCATGCCTACACGGTGGGCAACAACGTGGTGTTCGGCGCTGGCCAGTACCAGCCACACAGCGACAGCGGCCGCCACCTGCTCGCCCACGAACTGGCGCACACCGTGCAGCAACAGGGCCTGCAGCGCGCCGGGGTGAGCAATCTGGCCGATCAGGGGCCGGACTACCAACGGCTGGAGCGCGAGGCGGACTTCGCCGCCGACAGCGTGATGCGCGGCCAGCCGCTGGCCAGCGGCGTGCTCAGCCAGAGTGGCCCGCGTCTGTCGCGTCAGCCGGCGACTGCGGGTGGCCCGCCGCCAACGCCGGCAGTGGCGCCCACGACCGCCGCCGGGGCAACGCCCGCGGTGGCTGAGGGAAAAGAGAAAGACCCTCCGCCAGGGTTTACCGCCGAGTACGAGACCTCCACCTATAACCGCAGCTTCAGCCTGACCAGCAGCGAAGTACCAGTGCAGGTCACCGGCTCGGTGAGCAAGACCCAGGCCGATTACGAGGTGGAGAAACTGGTGCTGCCACCGCAGAAGGGGCCCTATGCGCTGGCCCATTGCAACAAGCCCTACCTGCCGCTGAAGGCGACGTTCGAATGGGCCGGTGGGGTGCCCAAGCCCTACAAGAACATTGCCCGCGATCCTACCGATACGCTGCAGCGCACTTGGCTGTCGAAATACGGCTACAAGCTGGGCAAGGACGCCCACGCGCGCTGGACGGAAGTGGGTGGCGAGGCGCAGTTTCCGAAGATTCCCACGGGCCCGACCTGCGAGATCGACCATGTCCAGGAACTGCAGGTGGGTGGCGACAACCAGAGCGACAATCTGCAAGTGCTGGACAAGGTAGACAACGGCTCCAGCGGCAACCTGATCCAGCAACAGCTGCGTTATCTGGCCACCGCCGCCTTCGACGATGCCAAGACGGCGCTGGGCAAGCGCCCCAAGCGCGTATCGCTGACCTTCAAGGGCGCGGTGATGCAGGGCACGGCCAGTTGTTCGTTGTGCTGTCAGCTCGGCAAACGCTTCAACGACCCGTCGATCACCGCCGCCACCGGCGCGGTGCTGGTGGACTACGAGCTGCTGGTGCTGGGTAATCCGGTCAAGCTCAAGCTGCCGGCGGACAAAAGCAAGTCGATTCCCCTGGCTGGCTCGCCCTATACCGAGAATCAGGCGGCGGCAAAGGTCATCAAGGGACTGACCCTGACCTCTTTCGAGCGCGACAAGTCGGGCAAGGGCCGCGACAAGATCCGCGCCAGCATCGATGGCGAGATCATGAACCTCAAGCCCAACAAGGGCGCCGACCTGATGATGGGCATTGGCCCGGATCGCGCGCTGCTGCTGCCCAAGGGCAAGCCGGCCGCGCCGATCAAGTTCGAGTACACCAAGCTCAGCCCCGGCCAGTTCACCAGTTTCAGCGCCGATGCCAACGGCATAGTCGCCGAGGGCACGATCAAACCGAGCATCCCGCTGCTGCCGACGCTCACCGTGGCCATGGATGCCAACAGCTTCCGCGTCACCAAGAGCATCGATAAGGACAAGATCAAGCCGCCGTTCCCTGGGGTGAAGGTCACCGAGGCGAGCATCGCCCTGGAGTTGGCGCCGACCTTCAAACCGGTGGGCACCCTGGGCTTCGAATTCGGTGGTGCCAAGAAGTTGGCCGACCTCAAGCTCACCGCTTCCGCCGATGCGGCCGGGCTGGTGCTCAAGGGAGACCTGTTCGTCTACCTGCCGGGGGTGGATCAGGCCAAGGGCGAAGTGAAATACCAGGGCGGCGAGTGGAGCGGCGGGGCGCACATCGAATCCAGTCAGATGAAGCTGCCCTACGTGAAGAGCGGCGCCGTCGACGTGTTCTTCAAGGCCGGCAAGATCGACGCCAGTGGCAAGGTCAATCTGGATCTTCCCGGCGGCAACGAGGCGAGCCTGGAGCTCAACTACACCAAGAGCAAATGGGTGTTCCAGGGGCGCGGCAAGATCAAGGTCAAGAGCCCTTACCTAAAACCTATCGAGGCCAGCCTGTGGTACGACGGCGAGCTGTTCGTGGCCAAGGGTAAGGCCGGCTTCGCCTTCTCCGGGCTGGATGGCACGGTGGATGCCACCTACGAGAACAAGGAAGGTAAGGAGAAGATCTACGGCAAGGGTGACATCAAGATCGAGAAGGGCCGGGCCAAGGGCAATATCGTCGTCGAGCTGCACCCCAACGAGAAGATCACCGGCAAGGGCAAGCTGTCCTACGAAATCAAGAAGGATCTGGTAGCCACCGCCGGCATCACCGTGGACGAGAACCAGAAGATCACCTTCGACGGCGAGCTGAGCTTCCCCGACATCCAGCTGTTTCGCCGCTTCCCCGAGAAGGAAGAGGACAACACCATCTTCAAGGCCTCGGGCAGCATCCCGATTCCCGGCGCTTCCATCGGCCCCATCGGCCTCAAGGTCAAGCTGTGGGGCAGTCTCGGTTACTACTACTACGTCGGCCCCGGCGTGCTCACCGGGGTCAAGGCCTCGGTGCGCTTCAGCCCGTTCGAGGACAACCCCGACTTCAGCTTCAACCTCAAGGCCAAGGCCAGTATTCCGGCCGGCGGCGGTATCCGCGGCAAGGTCGGCGCCGATGTGGTGATCGACGCCTACATCGCCGAGGTCGGTGGCGGCCTCAACGTCGAGGTCAGTGCCGGTCTGGAGGGCAAGGCCGAGCTGGGCGGCGAGATCGCCTACGCCAAGGACAAGTTCAGCGTCGACGCCAGCGCCTACATCGGCGCCAGCATCGTCCTGGCCGCCAAGCTCAATGCACGGGTGTATGCCGAGGCCGGGGTGTGGAAGTTCAAGGTACGCACCGAGAAAACCTGGGAACTGCTCGGCGGCAAGTTCGACACCGGCCTCAGCCTGGGTGTGCGCATGCCGCTGCACTACGACAGTGTCGACGGTTTCCGTATGCCCAAGCTGTCCGACATCAAACCGGAACCGGCGGAACTCAGCCTCAGCCCCAGCGACATGCTGGGCAACCTGTTCGGCAAGGCCAAGACCGAGGAGCGTGAGACATGA
- a CDS encoding DUF4255 domain-containing protein: protein MSTALGIAATAAVLQQLLQNGFVALKLDDVLSATTLNVTCIPPERIAADAGDSQLNLFLYNQTRNPGWVNLDLPSRDARGERTANPALALDLHFLVSAYGAKDFHAEVLLGAAMQILHDTPGLGRAAIREALKPGPGKTNLPKELELAGLAEQIEQLRITPLNHTTDEVSRIWSALQTPARPSAAYMVSVLLQQSQKSQRPSLPVLARNLYVVPLRAPRLDRVEAVAGASAPILPSAGVRVSGANLAAQSLSLLVNGEDFAAAVQQLEQGELSFTFNLPAPPGIPESLRAGVCTLQLVHPQHMGTPPQPHGGQESNLAAFVLNPEATFSVEPGVTSTLVDGVTYCSGAVRIGCVPRVGSRQRVRLLLNEKNPPAGRPARAYSFSASDGNGILAPAESTAEVVVEFRHVAQGSYLARVQVDAGISPLLLGTDGRFSGPELTP, encoded by the coding sequence ATGAGCACGGCCCTGGGCATCGCCGCCACCGCCGCGGTATTGCAGCAACTGCTGCAGAACGGCTTCGTCGCGCTCAAGCTGGATGACGTGCTGAGCGCCACCACGTTGAACGTCACCTGCATCCCGCCCGAGCGCATCGCCGCGGATGCCGGCGACAGCCAGCTCAACCTGTTCCTCTACAACCAGACGCGCAACCCCGGCTGGGTCAACCTCGACCTGCCCAGCCGCGACGCGCGCGGCGAGCGCACGGCCAACCCGGCGCTGGCCCTGGATCTGCACTTCCTGGTGTCGGCCTACGGGGCCAAGGACTTCCATGCCGAGGTGCTGCTCGGCGCTGCCATGCAGATTCTCCACGACACTCCCGGCCTCGGTCGCGCGGCCATCCGCGAGGCGCTGAAGCCGGGGCCGGGCAAGACCAACCTGCCCAAGGAGCTGGAGCTGGCCGGGCTCGCCGAGCAGATCGAGCAGCTGCGCATCACCCCGCTCAACCACACCACCGACGAGGTCTCGCGCATCTGGAGCGCCCTGCAGACCCCGGCGCGGCCCAGCGCTGCCTACATGGTCAGCGTGCTGCTGCAACAGTCGCAGAAGAGCCAGCGGCCCAGCTTGCCGGTGCTGGCGCGCAATCTCTACGTGGTGCCCCTGCGCGCGCCGCGGCTGGATCGCGTCGAGGCCGTCGCGGGCGCCAGCGCGCCGATCCTGCCAAGTGCCGGGGTGCGCGTCAGCGGCGCCAACCTGGCCGCGCAGTCGCTCAGCCTGCTGGTCAATGGCGAGGACTTCGCCGCCGCGGTGCAGCAGCTGGAGCAGGGCGAGCTGAGCTTCACCTTCAACCTGCCGGCGCCACCGGGCATTCCCGAGAGCCTGCGCGCCGGGGTGTGCACCCTGCAGCTGGTGCATCCGCAACATATGGGCACGCCGCCACAGCCCCATGGCGGCCAGGAGTCCAACCTGGCGGCCTTCGTGCTCAACCCCGAGGCCACTTTCAGCGTCGAGCCCGGCGTCACCAGCACCCTGGTGGATGGCGTCACCTACTGCAGCGGTGCGGTGCGCATCGGCTGCGTGCCGCGGGTCGGCAGCCGCCAGCGCGTGCGCCTGCTGCTCAACGAGAAGAACCCGCCGGCCGGGCGTCCGGCCCGGGCCTACAGTTTCAGCGCCAGTGACGGCAACGGCATCCTCGCGCCGGCCGAGAGCACGGCCGAGGTGGTGGTCGAGTTTCGCCACGTGGCCCAGGGCAGCTACCTGGCACGGGTGCAGGTGGACGCCGGGATCAGCCCGCTGCTGCTCGGTACCGATGGCCGCTTCAGCGGGCCGGAGCTGACGCCATGA
- a CDS encoding phage tail sheath subtilisin-like domain-containing protein produces the protein MPAQLSYPGVYIEELPSGVRTISGVATSVAAFVGAAPRGPINRAVRLFGFADYERRFGGLAADSEMGYAVRQFFQNGGTEAYAVRIVKDATTAEATLTNGAAVAVNVLKVEALDAGSSGNGIEVRVDHLTSNPGSTFNIAFIRAADNSAELFENLSLNSADSRYALDLVNGVSQLVKLTRLPNQAALDALAKGSSVSATLPDPLTLLDANHNELRISANGLPPVKVVIAIPADIGAGTVNQKLDNLCAAIQAKVRAQANSQAAYGSFICERIPSTQTIRCLSGVAGEFSSVRVLPGQKNNASTVLKLGSDAGGIETDGVAAIRPKPVPDPAILTSAVFAAADLNSRPDATHTSLRISIDGYGPDVVSLGDTAALGADLEAKLGDVASRLQAAVRALKPSVAAYKFFTASVREANKLVLATGSQGGSASIALSAAPLNSIADDLHLLAGSTTSQPVNLTLQGGTETPYGAADLYPAFIADRATRKGLYALEAVDLFNILCLPGVTDTGVLMDAAAYCEERRTFFVIDAPPSALDPAQMVAAASGTALPKSDHAAVYYPWIYIADPLKNGKLRLSAPSGTIAGLYARTDGDRGVWKAPAGTEASLVGVQQLSYALNDGENGALNPLGVNCLRNFPVYGAVSWGARTLRGADQMTSEYKYVPVRRLALFLEESLYRGTQWVVFEPNDEPLWAQIRLNLGAFMNSLFRQGAFQGKTPREAYLVKCDRETTTQDDINRGVVNILVAFAPLKPAEFVVIKIQQLAGQIQV, from the coding sequence ATGCCTGCTCAACTCAGCTATCCCGGCGTTTATATCGAAGAACTGCCCAGTGGCGTGCGCACCATCAGCGGTGTCGCCACCTCGGTGGCGGCCTTTGTCGGTGCCGCGCCGCGCGGGCCGATCAACCGCGCCGTGCGCCTGTTCGGCTTTGCCGATTACGAACGCCGTTTTGGCGGCCTGGCTGCCGACTCCGAAATGGGTTACGCCGTGCGCCAGTTCTTCCAGAACGGCGGTACCGAGGCCTATGCCGTGCGCATCGTCAAGGACGCCACCACGGCAGAGGCGACCCTGACCAATGGCGCGGCGGTGGCGGTCAACGTGCTCAAGGTCGAGGCGCTGGACGCCGGCTCCTCGGGCAATGGCATCGAGGTGCGCGTCGACCACCTCACCAGCAACCCCGGCAGCACCTTCAACATCGCCTTCATCCGCGCCGCCGACAACAGCGCCGAGCTGTTCGAGAACCTCTCGCTCAACTCGGCCGACAGCCGCTACGCGCTGGATCTGGTCAACGGCGTATCGCAACTGGTCAAGCTGACCCGCCTGCCCAACCAGGCGGCGCTGGACGCCCTGGCCAAGGGCTCGTCGGTCAGCGCCACGTTGCCCGACCCGCTGACCCTGCTGGACGCCAACCACAACGAGTTGCGGATCAGCGCCAACGGCCTGCCGCCGGTCAAGGTGGTGATCGCCATTCCGGCCGATATCGGTGCCGGTACGGTCAACCAGAAACTCGACAACCTGTGTGCCGCCATCCAGGCCAAGGTGCGCGCCCAGGCCAACAGCCAGGCGGCCTATGGCAGTTTCATCTGCGAGCGGATTCCCTCGACCCAGACGATTCGCTGCCTGTCCGGCGTGGCCGGCGAGTTCTCCAGCGTGCGCGTGCTGCCCGGGCAGAAGAACAACGCCAGCACGGTGCTGAAGCTGGGCAGCGATGCCGGCGGCATCGAGACCGACGGCGTCGCCGCGATCCGGCCCAAGCCGGTGCCCGATCCGGCGATCCTGACTAGTGCGGTGTTCGCCGCCGCCGACCTCAACAGCCGCCCGGACGCCACCCACACCAGCCTGCGCATCAGTATCGATGGCTATGGCCCGGACGTCGTCAGCCTGGGTGATACGGCGGCGCTGGGCGCCGATCTGGAGGCCAAGCTGGGCGATGTCGCCAGCCGCCTGCAGGCGGCGGTACGCGCGCTGAAGCCGAGCGTGGCCGCCTACAAGTTCTTCACCGCCAGCGTGCGCGAGGCCAACAAGCTGGTGCTGGCCACCGGCAGCCAGGGCGGCAGTGCGAGCATTGCGCTGAGCGCCGCACCGCTCAACAGCATCGCCGACGACCTGCACCTGCTGGCGGGCTCGACCACCTCGCAGCCGGTCAACCTGACCCTGCAGGGCGGTACGGAAACCCCCTATGGCGCGGCCGACCTGTACCCGGCCTTCATTGCCGATCGCGCCACCCGCAAGGGGCTGTATGCCCTGGAGGCGGTGGATCTGTTCAACATCCTGTGCCTGCCCGGGGTCACCGATACCGGCGTGCTGATGGATGCCGCGGCCTACTGCGAGGAGCGCCGGACCTTCTTCGTCATCGATGCGCCGCCGAGCGCGCTGGATCCCGCGCAGATGGTCGCCGCGGCATCCGGCACGGCGCTGCCCAAGTCCGACCATGCGGCGGTCTACTACCCCTGGATCTACATCGCCGACCCGCTGAAGAACGGCAAACTGCGCCTGAGTGCCCCCAGCGGCACCATCGCCGGGCTCTATGCGCGCACCGACGGCGACCGCGGCGTATGGAAGGCGCCGGCCGGCACCGAGGCCAGCCTGGTGGGCGTGCAGCAGCTCAGCTATGCGCTGAACGATGGCGAGAACGGTGCCCTCAACCCGCTGGGGGTCAACTGCCTGCGCAACTTCCCGGTATACGGCGCGGTGTCCTGGGGCGCGCGCACCCTACGTGGCGCCGACCAGATGACCTCCGAGTACAAGTACGTGCCGGTACGGCGCCTGGCTTTGTTCCTTGAGGAGAGCCTGTACCGCGGCACCCAGTGGGTGGTCTTCGAACCCAACGACGAGCCGCTGTGGGCGCAGATCCGCCTCAACCTCGGCGCCTTCATGAACAGCCTGTTCCGCCAGGGCGCCTTCCAGGGCAAGACCCCGCGCGAGGCCTACCTGGTCAAGTGCGACCGCGAGACCACCACCCAGGACGACATCAACCGCGGGGTGGTCAACATCCTGGTGGCTTTCGCTCCGCTCAAGCCGGCGGAGTTCGTGGTGATCAAGATCCAGCAGCTCGCCGGACAGATTCAGGTGTGA
- a CDS encoding phage tail protein: MAQFTVNAQRFDPYKNFKFRVKWDGRYVAGISKVSALKRTTEVVKHRDGGDPSSSRKSPGRTEFEAITLERGVTHDSDFEKWANKVWNFASGLGAEVSLKDFRKDLIIELYNEAGQLALSYKVFRCWVSEFQSLPDLDANANAVAIARIKLENEGWERDYEVAEPSEPSFTEPS; the protein is encoded by the coding sequence ATGGCCCAGTTTACCGTCAATGCCCAGCGCTTCGATCCGTACAAGAACTTCAAATTCCGCGTGAAATGGGATGGCCGCTACGTGGCTGGCATCAGCAAGGTGTCCGCTCTCAAGCGCACCACCGAGGTGGTCAAGCACCGCGATGGCGGCGACCCCAGCAGCAGCCGCAAATCGCCGGGGCGCACCGAGTTCGAGGCCATCACCCTGGAGCGCGGGGTGACCCATGACAGCGACTTCGAGAAGTGGGCGAACAAGGTGTGGAACTTCGCCTCCGGCCTGGGCGCGGAAGTCTCGCTCAAGGATTTTCGCAAGGATCTGATCATCGAGTTGTACAACGAGGCCGGCCAGCTGGCCCTGAGCTACAAGGTGTTCCGCTGCTGGGTCAGCGAGTTCCAGTCGCTGCCCGATCTGGACGCCAACGCCAATGCCGTGGCCATTGCCCGCATCAAGCTGGAGAACGAGGGCTGGGAGCGCGACTACGAAGTGGCCGAACCGTCCGAGCCGAGCTTTACCGAACCCAGCTAG